A single region of the Halorubrum depositum genome encodes:
- a CDS encoding helix-turn-helix domain-containing protein encodes MAKYSTGGGGGGDDGDACELCGRETTKLQRATVAGAKLLVCSDCRPHDDAGNAPQSGGGSGSGGSRGGSSGGSPGGASAESSGSESRKKELARKQAKMYDSVTGDSKHWEEGGTSYESDRLPYLVSGYGDDVAAARQEAGLTVEELADELDVDEDDLFAVEDGRAATAGVGGSVVRAVEERLGVEIVDE; translated from the coding sequence ATGGCGAAGTACTCGACGGGCGGAGGCGGCGGCGGCGACGACGGCGACGCCTGTGAGCTCTGCGGGCGGGAGACGACGAAGCTCCAGCGCGCCACGGTCGCCGGCGCGAAGCTGCTGGTGTGCTCGGACTGCCGCCCGCACGACGACGCGGGCAACGCGCCGCAGAGCGGGGGCGGCTCCGGCTCGGGCGGCAGTCGCGGCGGCAGCTCCGGCGGGAGCCCGGGCGGCGCCAGCGCCGAGTCGAGCGGCTCGGAGAGCCGGAAGAAAGAGCTCGCGCGGAAGCAGGCGAAGATGTACGACTCCGTGACCGGCGACTCCAAGCACTGGGAGGAGGGCGGCACGAGCTACGAGTCCGACCGCCTCCCGTACCTCGTCTCCGGCTACGGCGACGACGTGGCGGCGGCCCGGCAGGAGGCCGGCCTCACCGTCGAGGAGCTCGCCGACGAGCTCGACGTCGACGAGGACGACCTGTTCGCGGTGGAGGACGGCCGCGCCGCGACGGCCGGCGTCGGCGGCTCCGTCGTCCGGGCCGTAGAGGAGCGGCTCGGCGTCGAGATCGTCGACGAGTGA
- a CDS encoding HD domain-containing protein codes for MKAIKDSVHGHVRLGDVAAELIDTPAFQRLRHVKQLSTVRLVYPSANHTRFEHSLGVYHLAGRAVEGFDVDADTAAHVRAAALLHDAGHGPYGHQTEGIIRRATGRDHDDVAWLLTDADREVCQVLERNGLDPERVASLIAGEGGLGALVSGELDVDRMDYLVRDAHHTGVPYGTVDTGRLVNELRLAGEGGSAGNGGASDLGSVDPESAELVLAEGNVPTAESLLVARSLMNAVVYRHHVSRVAGAMLERACERYLDRTDTDAETFRRMADHDLLVELRETVPELGRRIERRDLYKRAVWVGLADVPAGTVDAGHAEEVAAEREIAERVGLDREAVVVDVPSRPGLKESGSTVVVDGVPQRLEDASELVGGLRSAERRRWTLGVYCPPEHVDAVGEAASDVLGLRTAGART; via the coding sequence ATGAAGGCGATCAAGGACAGCGTCCACGGCCACGTTCGGCTCGGCGACGTCGCCGCCGAGCTGATCGACACGCCCGCCTTCCAGCGGCTGCGCCACGTCAAACAGCTGTCCACCGTCAGGCTGGTGTACCCCTCCGCGAACCACACCCGCTTCGAGCACAGCCTCGGCGTCTACCACCTCGCCGGCCGCGCCGTCGAGGGGTTCGACGTCGACGCCGACACCGCCGCCCACGTCCGCGCGGCGGCGCTCCTCCACGACGCCGGTCACGGCCCCTACGGCCACCAGACCGAGGGGATCATCCGGCGCGCGACCGGACGTGACCACGACGACGTGGCGTGGCTGTTGACCGACGCCGACCGCGAGGTGTGCCAGGTCCTGGAGCGCAACGGGCTCGACCCCGAGCGCGTCGCCTCGCTGATCGCGGGCGAGGGCGGGCTCGGTGCGCTCGTCTCGGGCGAGCTCGACGTCGACCGCATGGACTACCTCGTGCGCGACGCCCACCACACGGGCGTCCCGTACGGCACGGTCGACACCGGGCGGCTCGTCAACGAGCTCCGGCTGGCGGGCGAGGGCGGCTCAGCCGGGAACGGCGGGGCGAGCGACCTCGGCTCGGTCGATCCCGAAAGCGCCGAGCTCGTGCTCGCGGAGGGGAACGTCCCCACCGCGGAGAGCCTGCTCGTCGCCCGGTCGCTGATGAACGCGGTCGTCTACCGCCACCACGTCTCGCGGGTCGCCGGCGCGATGCTGGAGCGCGCCTGCGAACGCTACCTCGACCGCACCGACACCGACGCCGAGACGTTCCGCCGGATGGCCGACCACGACCTGCTCGTCGAGCTCCGCGAGACCGTCCCCGAGCTCGGCCGGCGCATCGAGCGCCGCGACCTCTACAAGCGGGCGGTGTGGGTCGGGCTGGCCGACGTGCCGGCCGGAACGGTCGACGCGGGCCACGCCGAGGAGGTCGCCGCCGAGCGCGAGATCGCCGAGCGCGTCGGCCTGGACCGCGAGGCGGTCGTCGTCGACGTCCCCTCTCGGCCCGGGCTGAAGGAGTCCGGCTCCACCGTCGTCGTCGACGGCGTCCCGCAGCGGCTGGAGGACGCCTCCGAGCTCGTCGGCGGGCTGCGGAGCGCCGAGCGCCGCCGCTGGACGCTCGGCGTCTACTGTCCGCCGGAGCACGTCGACGCGGTCGGCGAGGCCGCGAGCGACGTGCTCGGGCTCCGGACCGCCGGAGCGCGGACGTAA
- a CDS encoding HD domain-containing protein: MITVKDTVHDHIEIDGVAAALIDTPAVQRLRHVKQLGTVQLVYPSANHTRFEHSLGVYHLASRALDHLGIGGKRAERIEAAAMLHDVGHGPFSHNLESLTHRRTGKYHDDVGELLATGAVGEVLRDHDLDPDRIAGIVAGEGRYAGLVSGELDVDRMDYLVRDAYHTGVPYGTIDTERFVRELTFVEREGDAAGPGGDGPELVLDEGNVQTAESLLLARALMNPVVYTHHVARISKAMLRRAASDLLEATATTAPELRRMDDHDFLAAVRDCRATAELSRRYDERDLYKLAVWAEYDDVPERVHEADRETEVALEREIAEEAGVDREHVILDVPPEPSMRESTARVTVSGEVRRLERQSPLVSALRTAQRNQWRLGVYAPRPATDRVGRAAADVLGLDPDGLVTEVRGAMPTTLDEFE; the protein is encoded by the coding sequence ATGATCACGGTCAAGGACACCGTCCACGACCACATCGAGATCGACGGTGTCGCCGCCGCGCTCATCGACACCCCCGCCGTCCAGCGCCTCCGCCACGTGAAACAGCTCGGCACGGTTCAGCTCGTTTACCCCTCCGCGAACCACACCCGCTTCGAGCACAGCCTCGGCGTCTACCACCTCGCCAGCCGCGCGCTCGATCACCTCGGCATCGGCGGGAAGCGGGCCGAACGCATCGAAGCGGCGGCGATGCTCCACGACGTCGGCCACGGACCCTTCAGCCACAACCTGGAGTCGCTCACCCATCGGCGCACCGGGAAGTACCACGACGACGTGGGCGAACTGCTCGCGACCGGCGCGGTCGGAGAAGTCCTCCGCGACCACGACCTCGACCCGGACCGGATCGCCGGGATCGTCGCCGGCGAGGGTCGGTACGCCGGGCTCGTCTCGGGGGAGCTCGACGTCGACCGCATGGACTACCTCGTCCGCGACGCGTACCACACGGGCGTCCCGTACGGCACCATCGACACCGAGCGGTTCGTCCGCGAACTGACGTTCGTCGAACGGGAGGGCGACGCAGCGGGCCCCGGCGGAGACGGCCCCGAACTCGTCCTCGACGAGGGGAACGTCCAGACCGCGGAGAGCCTCCTGCTCGCCCGCGCGCTGATGAACCCGGTCGTCTACACCCACCACGTCGCGCGCATCTCGAAGGCGATGCTGCGGCGGGCCGCGAGCGACCTGCTGGAGGCGACCGCGACGACGGCCCCCGAGCTCCGGCGCATGGACGACCACGACTTCCTCGCCGCGGTCCGCGACTGCCGGGCGACCGCCGAGCTCTCCCGGCGCTACGACGAGCGCGACCTCTACAAGCTGGCGGTGTGGGCCGAGTACGACGACGTCCCCGAGCGCGTCCACGAGGCGGACCGCGAGACCGAGGTCGCCTTAGAGCGCGAGATCGCCGAGGAGGCCGGCGTCGACCGCGAACACGTGATCCTCGACGTGCCGCCGGAGCCGTCGATGCGCGAGTCGACCGCCCGCGTGACCGTCAGCGGCGAGGTGCGCCGGCTCGAACGGCAGTCGCCTCTGGTCTCCGCGCTCCGGACCGCACAGCGCAACCAGTGGCGGCTCGGCGTCTACGCCCCCCGGCCGGCGACCGACCGCGTCGGGCGCGCGGCCGCGGACGTGCTCGGCCTCGACCCGGACGGGCTCGTGACCGAGGTGCGCGGTGCGATGCCGACGACGCTCGACGAGTTCGAGTAG
- a CDS encoding DUF2249 domain-containing protein has product MPRLDVRDIPPVNRHDRIHDEFDGMEPGETLTIVNDHEPKPLYYEMAAEVPAFDEEGYEVRQDAPDEFVAEFPKVET; this is encoded by the coding sequence ATGCCGAGACTAGACGTGCGCGACATTCCGCCGGTGAACAGGCACGACCGGATCCACGACGAGTTCGACGGGATGGAGCCCGGCGAGACGCTCACCATCGTCAACGACCACGAACCGAAGCCGCTGTACTACGAGATGGCCGCCGAGGTGCCCGCCTTCGACGAGGAGGGGTACGAGGTCCGGCAGGACGCGCCCGACGAGTTCGTCGCCGAGTTCCCGAAGGTCGAGACGTAG
- a CDS encoding phosphoribosylamine--glycine ligase, giving the protein MDSARFLFVSADAALITDLAWQVHREGHDVKYYIEAESDKEIGDGFVPKTDDWEAEVDWADVVVFDDIWVGSDVGTGALAEELREEGKAVVGGTPNTDRLEEDRGYAMEVLEEHGVTTIDHHVFRDFDEGIRHVQENPAPYVIKPLGEVQNVKRLLYVGNEDDGSDVVDVLRAYKKAWGHRMKGFQLQRKVEGVEIAICGFFNGDEFIDQVNFNFEHKKLFPGNIGPSTGEMGTSMFWAGQNELFEETFGKIEGWLADEGYVGSIDINCIVNESGIYPLEFTPRFGYPTIALQEESFESGTGQFFYDLAHGNDPELSVHRGYQIAVRVVLPPFPFDDEKTYDENSRNAAVVFETESRDGIHLEDAKSVDGQWRAAGDNGMPIVVTGKGETMQAARERAYDRIDDIVMPNMYYRDDIGERWVDGDGDRLLAWGYLGPGGE; this is encoded by the coding sequence ATGGACTCCGCTCGCTTCCTGTTCGTCTCCGCCGACGCCGCGCTGATCACCGACCTGGCCTGGCAGGTCCACCGCGAGGGCCACGACGTGAAGTACTACATCGAGGCCGAGAGCGACAAGGAGATCGGCGACGGCTTCGTCCCGAAGACGGACGACTGGGAGGCCGAGGTCGACTGGGCCGACGTCGTCGTTTTCGACGACATCTGGGTCGGCTCCGACGTCGGCACCGGCGCGCTCGCAGAGGAGCTCCGCGAGGAGGGGAAAGCCGTCGTCGGCGGGACGCCGAACACCGATCGCCTCGAAGAGGACCGCGGCTACGCGATGGAGGTGCTCGAGGAGCACGGCGTCACCACGATCGACCACCACGTCTTCCGCGACTTCGACGAGGGCATCCGGCACGTGCAGGAGAACCCCGCGCCGTACGTCATCAAACCCCTCGGCGAGGTCCAGAACGTCAAGCGCTTGCTCTACGTCGGTAACGAGGACGACGGCAGCGACGTCGTCGACGTTCTCCGAGCGTACAAGAAGGCGTGGGGCCACCGCATGAAGGGCTTCCAGCTTCAGCGAAAGGTCGAGGGCGTCGAGATCGCCATCTGCGGATTTTTCAACGGCGACGAGTTCATCGACCAGGTCAATTTCAACTTCGAGCACAAGAAACTGTTCCCGGGAAACATCGGTCCCTCGACCGGCGAGATGGGGACGTCGATGTTCTGGGCCGGCCAGAACGAGTTATTCGAAGAAACGTTCGGTAAGATCGAGGGCTGGCTCGCCGACGAGGGGTACGTCGGCAGCATCGACATCAACTGCATCGTGAACGAGAGCGGGATCTACCCGCTGGAGTTCACGCCGCGGTTCGGCTATCCGACGATCGCGTTACAGGAGGAGTCGTTCGAGTCCGGGACCGGCCAGTTCTTCTACGACCTCGCCCACGGGAACGACCCGGAGCTGTCGGTCCACCGGGGGTACCAGATCGCGGTCCGCGTCGTGCTCCCGCCGTTCCCGTTCGACGACGAGAAGACGTACGACGAGAACTCGCGGAATGCGGCCGTGGTGTTCGAGACGGAGAGCAGGGACGGGATCCACCTCGAAGACGCGAAGAGCGTCGACGGGCAGTGGCGGGCCGCGGGCGACAACGGAATGCCCATCGTCGTCACCGGCAAGGGCGAGACGATGCAGGCCGCCCGCGAGCGGGCGTACGACCGCATCGACGACATCGTGATGCCGAACATGTACTACCGCGACGACATCGGCGAGCGGTGGGTCGACGGCGACGGCGACCGGCTGCTCGCGTGGGGGTACCTCGGTCCGGGCGGAGAGTGA
- a CDS encoding amidohydrolase family protein, with protein sequence MHLEGTVLVGEAFEPVEGRVVVDDGEIVRVEEESVESDDVILPAFVNAHTHIGDSIAKEAGEGLSLDELVAPPDGLKHRLLRSASREEKVAAMARTLRYMESTGTGAFLEFREGGVDGVAALRDAVAGEGVAFGERAIDPVVFGRDDPDVLSVADGYGASGARDADFDAVRTEAREAGKLFGIHAGERDADDVNPAMDLDPDFLVHMVHAEPIHLERLDDRGTPVVVCPRSNLVTKVGVPPIRDLAERTTVALGTDNVMLDSPSMFREMEFAAKLADLPARDVLRMATVNGARIAGLNKGVVDPGADADLLVLDGDSDNLAGAHDLVRAIVRRAGAADVSRVVIGGEEIGSAGD encoded by the coding sequence ATGCATCTGGAGGGGACGGTCCTCGTCGGCGAGGCGTTCGAGCCCGTCGAGGGACGGGTGGTCGTCGACGACGGCGAGATCGTCCGGGTCGAGGAGGAGTCCGTCGAGAGCGACGACGTGATCCTCCCCGCCTTCGTCAACGCCCACACCCACATCGGCGACTCCATCGCGAAGGAGGCGGGCGAGGGGCTCTCGCTCGATGAGCTCGTCGCCCCGCCGGACGGGCTCAAACACCGGCTCCTCCGGTCGGCGAGCCGCGAGGAGAAGGTGGCGGCGATGGCCCGCACCCTGCGGTACATGGAGTCGACCGGCACCGGGGCCTTCCTGGAGTTCCGCGAGGGCGGCGTCGACGGCGTGGCCGCGCTGCGGGACGCGGTCGCCGGCGAGGGCGTCGCCTTCGGCGAGCGCGCGATCGACCCCGTCGTGTTCGGCCGCGACGATCCCGACGTGCTCTCCGTCGCCGACGGCTACGGCGCCTCCGGCGCCCGCGACGCCGACTTCGACGCCGTACGCACGGAGGCGCGCGAGGCCGGGAAGCTGTTCGGGATCCACGCGGGCGAGCGCGACGCCGACGACGTCAACCCCGCGATGGACCTGGACCCGGACTTCCTCGTCCACATGGTCCACGCGGAGCCGATCCACCTCGAACGGCTCGACGACCGCGGCACGCCGGTCGTCGTCTGCCCGCGCTCGAACCTCGTGACGAAGGTCGGCGTCCCGCCGATTCGCGATCTCGCGGAGCGGACGACCGTCGCGCTCGGCACCGACAACGTCATGCTCGACTCCCCGTCGATGTTCCGCGAGATGGAGTTCGCCGCCAAGTTGGCGGACCTGCCCGCCCGCGACGTGCTCCGGATGGCGACCGTCAACGGCGCCCGGATCGCGGGGCTGAACAAGGGGGTCGTCGACCCCGGCGCCGACGCGGACCTGCTCGTCCTCGACGGCGACTCGGACAACCTCGCCGGGGCGCACGACCTCGTCAGAGCGATCGTCCGGCGCGCCGGCGCCGCGGACGTCTCGCGGGTCGTGATCGGCGGCGAGGAGATCGGCTCGGCGGGGGACTGA
- a CDS encoding universal stress protein: protein MYEVLMGIDNATDSRAVAQAEAVADLPRAADETKAHLCHVFRDNPEGASVHQLSAVRRARETLEAAGVTCVHYEASGEPADELLSAAADVDANAICVSGRQRRPSGKAVFGSVTQDVILGSDRPVFAVPAPRDE, encoded by the coding sequence ATGTACGAGGTACTCATGGGGATCGATAACGCGACGGACAGCCGCGCGGTCGCGCAGGCGGAGGCCGTCGCCGACCTCCCGCGGGCGGCCGACGAGACGAAGGCGCACCTGTGTCACGTGTTCCGAGACAATCCCGAGGGGGCCTCGGTCCACCAGCTCTCCGCGGTGCGGCGCGCCCGGGAGACGCTCGAAGCGGCGGGGGTCACCTGCGTCCACTACGAGGCGAGCGGCGAGCCGGCCGACGAGCTGCTCTCGGCCGCCGCCGACGTCGACGCGAACGCGATCTGCGTCTCCGGGCGCCAGCGCAGGCCGTCGGGGAAGGCCGTCTTCGGGAGCGTGACCCAGGACGTGATCCTCGGGAGCGATCGGCCGGTGTTCGCGGTGCCGGCGCCGCGGGACGAGTGA
- a CDS encoding glutamyl-tRNA reductase — MRHERLDARRRPAVREPGDESSGDGGADNGSADDGAPDPDRVRRRIRDRAERIERREVGEAISSLEARGGLTDEQRETVRLLGTAIARGLTAAPESALERPARDEPATVRAVARLFDVERE, encoded by the coding sequence ATGAGACACGAACGGCTCGACGCGCGACGACGACCGGCCGTTCGCGAGCCCGGCGACGAATCGAGCGGAGACGGAGGGGCCGACAACGGATCGGCCGATGACGGAGCTCCCGATCCGGACCGCGTCCGGCGGCGGATACGGGACCGAGCGGAGCGGATCGAGCGCCGCGAGGTCGGGGAGGCGATCTCGTCGCTCGAGGCGCGCGGCGGTCTCACGGACGAGCAGCGCGAGACGGTCCGTCTCCTCGGAACGGCGATAGCCAGGGGGCTGACGGCCGCTCCCGAGTCGGCCTTGGAGCGACCCGCACGGGACGAGCCGGCGACCGTTCGGGCCGTCGCGCGGTTGTTCGACGTCGAGCGCGAGTAG
- a CDS encoding group I truncated hemoglobin — protein sequence MTESQSIYADIGGREAVEAVVSDFYDRVFDDPLLEPYFEGVDREALYAHQVQFVSAVAGGPVSYEGADMRTAHEGMGITAEAFGRVATYLGEALRENGVAEGDVEAILEEVGALEPDVVGR from the coding sequence ATGACGGAGAGCCAATCGATCTACGCCGACATCGGCGGCCGCGAGGCCGTCGAGGCCGTCGTGTCCGACTTCTACGACCGCGTCTTCGACGACCCGCTCCTCGAGCCGTACTTCGAGGGCGTCGACCGGGAGGCGCTGTACGCCCACCAGGTGCAGTTCGTCAGCGCCGTCGCCGGCGGGCCGGTCTCGTACGAGGGCGCCGACATGCGGACGGCGCACGAGGGGATGGGGATCACGGCGGAGGCGTTCGGTCGCGTCGCGACGTACCTCGGCGAGGCGCTCCGAGAGAACGGCGTCGCCGAGGGGGACGTCGAGGCGATTCTCGAGGAGGTCGGCGCGCTCGAACCGGACGTCGTCGGACGGTAG